A genome region from Bombilactobacillus bombi includes the following:
- the gatA gene encoding Asp-tRNA(Asn)/Glu-tRNA(Gln) amidotransferase subunit GatA, producing MDYFNETIASLHQKLVAKQISAAELTQETLTNIHQLNPEINAFITINDKAHIDDEEVVADRPLQAIPVAIKDNILTKGLKTTAGSQMLANFQPIYSATVAQKILAAGMVNIGKTNMDEFAMGSSTETSHFGITKNPWNTNKVPGGSSGGSAAAVACGQVLAALGTDTGGSIRQPASFNGIFGIKPTYGRVSRWGVIAFSSSLDQVGVMSRHVADSAQVLQAMSGFDQHDNTSADLPVPDYSQIKANVKGLKVAVPEEFMGEGIDAGVREQVQRGIKLLEDNGASVDTVKLPHAQYAVQVYYIIASSEASSNLQRYDGIRYGFRAQDVRNLEDVYIKSRSEGFGDEVKRRIMLGTFALSAGYFDAYFNKAAQVRTLIIEDFNKIFADYDLIVGPTSPTTAFDIGSRIDDPLVMYMNDILTIPANLAGLPAASVPVGMADGMPVGLQMIAKPFAEQTIFNAAQLVENETNFLQQRPQIGGQN from the coding sequence GTGGATTATTTTAATGAAACAATTGCTTCACTACATCAAAAGTTAGTTGCAAAGCAAATTAGTGCAGCAGAATTGACGCAAGAAACTTTGACGAATATTCATCAACTCAACCCAGAAATTAATGCTTTTATTACAATTAATGATAAAGCTCATATAGACGATGAAGAAGTGGTGGCTGATCGCCCGTTACAAGCTATTCCGGTGGCGATTAAAGATAATATTTTAACTAAGGGTTTAAAAACTACTGCTGGCAGTCAAATGTTAGCTAATTTCCAACCAATTTATTCAGCAACTGTAGCTCAAAAAATTCTAGCTGCTGGCATGGTTAACATTGGCAAAACCAATATGGATGAGTTTGCTATGGGTTCATCTACGGAAACTTCACATTTTGGAATTACTAAAAATCCTTGGAATACTAACAAAGTTCCTGGTGGCTCTTCTGGTGGTTCAGCAGCAGCAGTTGCTTGCGGACAAGTATTAGCAGCTTTAGGTACTGATACTGGTGGTTCCATTCGACAACCTGCCTCATTTAATGGTATTTTTGGAATCAAGCCAACGTATGGTCGGGTTTCGCGTTGGGGTGTTATTGCTTTCAGTTCTAGTTTGGATCAAGTCGGAGTTATGTCGCGTCATGTGGCTGATTCTGCTCAGGTCTTACAAGCAATGAGTGGCTTTGATCAGCATGATAATACTAGTGCTGATTTGCCAGTTCCTGATTACAGTCAAATCAAAGCCAATGTTAAAGGCTTAAAAGTGGCGGTTCCAGAAGAATTCATGGGCGAAGGTATCGACGCGGGTGTCAGAGAACAAGTGCAACGTGGAATTAAGTTGTTAGAAGATAATGGGGCGAGTGTGGATACTGTGAAGTTGCCACATGCACAATATGCAGTGCAAGTCTATTATATTATTGCTTCTAGTGAAGCTTCTTCTAATTTACAACGTTATGATGGTATTCGGTATGGTTTTCGCGCACAAGATGTGCGTAATTTGGAAGATGTTTATATAAAATCTCGCAGTGAGGGCTTTGGTGACGAAGTTAAGCGGCGGATTATGTTAGGAACTTTCGCTTTATCAGCCGGCTACTTTGATGCTTATTTTAATAAAGCAGCCCAAGTTCGGACTTTGATTATTGAAGATTTTAATAAAATATTTGCGGATTATGATTTAATTGTTGGACCTACCTCACCAACAACAGCTTTTGATATTGGTTCAAGAATTGATGATCCTTTAGTAATGTACATGAATGATATTTTAACTATTCCAGCTAATTTAGCTGGTTTACCAGCAGCATCAGTACCAGTAGGAATGGCAGATGGTATGCCTGTAGGCTTACAAATGATTGCTAAACCTTTTGCTGAACAAACTATCTTTAATGCTGCGCAGCTTGTGGAAAATGAAACCAACTTTTTACAACAGCGTCCACAGATTGGAGGCCAAAACTAA
- the gatC gene encoding Asp-tRNA(Asn)/Glu-tRNA(Gln) amidotransferase subunit GatC has product MIDKKLVQHVAHLAKLEFDDAQLDKFTKQLDEIITMEDELAQVDTTGVQPTTHISRQKTSFRADEVQPTNSREELLQNVPEQQDGLIKVPAILDNEED; this is encoded by the coding sequence ATGATTGATAAAAAGTTAGTTCAACATGTAGCTCATTTGGCAAAGTTAGAGTTTGACGATGCCCAACTAGATAAGTTTACAAAGCAACTAGATGAAATTATTACGATGGAAGATGAATTAGCACAAGTAGATACCACTGGTGTCCAACCAACGACGCATATTTCTCGCCAAAAGACATCTTTTAGAGCTGATGAAGTTCAACCAACCAATAGTCGTGAGGAATTATTACAAAATGTTCCAGAACAACAAGATGGCTTAATTAAAGTACCAGCTATTTTGGACAATGAGGAGGATTAG
- a CDS encoding CamS family sex pheromone protein, which yields MKKLSKLSMIVMTLFLLVGCGNLGESSLSSHSQNGKKVTTTQASKSGQYSTLLQNGHYKTSPISGVTGDSDSNNNHNLRSFEAGLISVSQKEFSPDKYFFQEGQMISTATAQKWLNRKSADNPLGLNPKDNGSKDPDKRNPIYLQQLLEQDFYTQNDKDYRLAGMTVGLSMNDIDYYTKERYGAVFETKISDSQRQAMGQEMANKIVQRLRKNNNLRNIPIVVGLYRQNVNDSLVGGTFFSYGVSHKNGESIKDWKPIKEQNQVLPVVNNETPINSNDADDFSNFKNHIESYFPNLSGVTAQVHYQDGSLNGMVITITTQFYGVAQIRSFTQFVQEAANRYLPQQPALEIKIQTVQDMQSLITKDYNSKQFTNHVLISY from the coding sequence ATGAAAAAATTGTCTAAATTAAGTATGATAGTAATGACTCTATTTTTATTAGTTGGTTGTGGCAATTTGGGAGAATCTTCATTATCTTCACATTCACAAAATGGTAAAAAAGTTACCACAACCCAAGCTTCGAAGTCAGGACAATATAGTACTTTATTGCAAAATGGTCACTATAAAACTAGTCCAATAAGTGGCGTAACAGGTGATAGTGACAGCAATAATAATCACAATTTACGGTCTTTTGAAGCAGGGTTAATCTCAGTATCACAAAAAGAATTTTCACCAGATAAATATTTTTTTCAAGAAGGACAAATGATTTCTACAGCTACTGCTCAGAAGTGGTTAAATCGGAAATCGGCTGATAATCCTTTGGGACTAAATCCCAAAGATAATGGTTCCAAAGATCCAGATAAGCGCAATCCGATTTATTTGCAGCAGTTATTAGAACAAGATTTTTATACACAAAATGATAAAGACTACCGCTTAGCTGGTATGACTGTTGGTTTATCAATGAATGATATAGATTACTATACCAAAGAACGTTATGGAGCCGTTTTTGAAACTAAAATTTCTGACAGCCAAAGACAAGCTATGGGACAAGAAATGGCGAATAAAATTGTGCAACGCTTACGTAAAAACAATAATTTACGCAATATACCAATTGTGGTAGGACTCTATCGGCAAAATGTTAATGATTCTTTAGTGGGAGGAACATTCTTTAGTTATGGTGTCAGCCATAAAAATGGGGAAAGTATCAAGGATTGGAAACCAATTAAAGAACAAAATCAAGTTTTGCCGGTCGTAAATAATGAAACGCCAATCAATAGTAATGATGCAGATGATTTTTCTAATTTTAAAAATCATATTGAAAGTTATTTTCCTAACTTAAGTGGGGTAACGGCGCAAGTGCACTACCAAGATGGGAGCTTAAATGGCATGGTTATTACTATTACCACCCAATTTTATGGTGTTGCTCAGATTCGCAGTTTTACCCAATTTGTCCAAGAAGCTGCTAATCGGTATTTACCGCAACAGCCAGCATTAGAAATTAAAATTCAAACGGTCCAAGACATGCAATCTTTGATTACTAAGGATTATAATAGTAAACAGTTTACGAACCATGTTTTGATATCTTATTAA
- the ligA gene encoding NAD-dependent DNA ligase LigA, translating into MDQQTAQTQLSQLRLELNRYRKAYYTEDAPLVEDSVYDQKYQQLLQLEQQFPELVTPDSPSQLVGDVPASNLAKVTHEIPMLSMGDVFSFAELQEFNERIKNAVGHPVDYNVELKIDGLALSLVYQQGQLVQGSTRGDGSIGEDVTNNVRTIKNIPQTLPEPLDLEVRGECFMPKAAFAKLNNQREQNGETVFANPRNAAAGSLRQLNAQITAQRQLSTFIYTVINPQNIAVATQSQALEKMTQLGYHVNPERFVSHDLQGVEAYIAKYQQLRDQLPYGIDGIVLKVNDLTLQQQLGNTVKVPRWEIAYKFPPEEAQTTIHQIEWTVGRTGVVTPTAVMDTVQLAGTNVNRATLHNMDMIQQKDIRIGDTVLLHKAGDIIPEVSQVLLAKRKAHTQPYTAPTLCPSCGAKLVHLEDEVALRCINPMCPAQVKEGLTHFASRRAMNINGLGPKIVEQLWQHHLVSDVADLYRLTSHDLEQIDGFQEKSINNLLESIDKSRQNSLEDLLFGLGIRHVGAKAAKLLAQKFGTMEQVMQASAEQILAIDGMGATIANSLQVYFANPKVQQLIKELAQLHVNLEYKNPQQQMDLSDNPFNQQTIVITGTLAHYKRQDLSDLLESLGAHVTNSVSQKTDLLIAGAKAGSKLTKAQQLGVKVMSEDQLQQQLQDEK; encoded by the coding sequence ATGGATCAACAAACTGCGCAAACACAATTAAGTCAATTACGCTTAGAGTTGAATCGCTATCGGAAAGCTTATTACACTGAAGATGCTCCCTTAGTTGAAGATAGTGTTTATGATCAAAAATATCAGCAACTATTGCAATTAGAACAACAATTTCCAGAATTGGTGACGCCAGATTCTCCTAGTCAATTAGTCGGCGATGTGCCCGCTTCAAATTTAGCCAAAGTAACTCATGAAATACCGATGCTATCGATGGGGGATGTTTTTTCTTTTGCTGAATTGCAAGAATTCAATGAGCGCATTAAAAATGCTGTTGGCCATCCAGTTGATTACAATGTTGAGTTGAAGATTGACGGTTTAGCTTTATCATTAGTTTACCAACAAGGCCAATTAGTCCAAGGCTCAACTAGAGGTGATGGTTCGATTGGCGAAGACGTTACTAATAATGTCCGTACTATTAAAAATATACCGCAAACCTTACCAGAGCCATTAGATCTTGAAGTACGCGGTGAATGTTTTATGCCGAAAGCTGCTTTTGCAAAATTAAATAATCAGCGCGAACAAAATGGTGAAACAGTTTTTGCTAATCCTAGGAATGCAGCTGCCGGCAGCTTAAGACAGTTAAATGCTCAAATAACTGCGCAACGCCAACTCAGTACTTTCATTTATACGGTGATTAACCCGCAAAATATTGCTGTGGCTACCCAAAGTCAAGCGTTAGAGAAAATGACACAATTAGGATATCATGTTAATCCCGAGCGGTTTGTAAGTCATGATTTACAGGGTGTAGAAGCTTATATTGCTAAATATCAACAATTGCGTGATCAATTGCCTTATGGAATTGATGGTATCGTCTTAAAAGTGAACGATTTAACCTTGCAACAGCAATTGGGCAATACTGTCAAAGTCCCTCGTTGGGAAATTGCTTATAAATTTCCACCGGAAGAAGCACAAACTACAATTCATCAAATTGAATGGACTGTTGGGCGAACAGGTGTAGTTACACCAACGGCTGTGATGGATACAGTGCAACTAGCTGGAACTAATGTTAATCGTGCAACTTTGCATAATATGGATATGATTCAACAGAAGGATATTCGTATAGGTGATACAGTACTTTTGCATAAGGCTGGTGATATTATACCTGAAGTTTCACAAGTCTTGCTAGCCAAGCGAAAAGCACATACTCAGCCCTATACAGCACCGACTTTATGCCCTTCTTGTGGCGCAAAATTAGTGCATTTGGAAGATGAGGTTGCTTTAAGATGCATCAATCCGATGTGTCCGGCCCAAGTTAAAGAAGGGTTGACCCATTTTGCTTCCCGCAGAGCAATGAATATTAACGGATTAGGTCCAAAGATTGTTGAACAGTTATGGCAGCATCACTTAGTTAGTGATGTGGCAGATTTATATCGATTGACTAGTCATGATTTAGAACAAATTGATGGTTTTCAAGAAAAATCAATTAATAATTTATTAGAATCAATTGATAAGTCCCGTCAAAATTCACTAGAAGATTTGTTATTCGGCCTAGGTATTCGTCATGTAGGCGCCAAGGCTGCTAAATTATTGGCCCAAAAATTTGGAACCATGGAACAAGTAATGCAGGCAAGTGCAGAACAAATATTAGCAATTGATGGTATGGGGGCAACTATTGCAAATAGTTTGCAGGTTTATTTTGCTAATCCTAAGGTACAGCAGTTAATTAAAGAATTAGCTCAATTGCATGTTAATTTAGAATATAAAAATCCCCAACAGCAAATGGATTTATCAGATAATCCGTTCAACCAGCAAACGATTGTGATAACTGGAACGTTAGCCCATTACAAACGTCAAGATTTAAGTGACCTCTTAGAAAGTTTAGGCGCACATGTTACTAATTCTGTTTCTCAAAAAACAGATCTTCTCATTGCTGGTGCCAAAGCTGGCAGTAAATTAACCAAGGCCCAGCAATTAGGAGTTAAAGTTATGAGCGAAGACCAGTTGCAACAGCAGCTTCAAGATGAAAAGTAG
- the pcrA gene encoding DNA helicase PcrA produces the protein MAEVAILKGLNDQQKKATVATQGPLLILAGAGSGKTRVLTHRIAYLIKEKQVMPWHILAITFTNKAAREMQERVTKLLGDQAAGVWVSTFHSMCARILRHEAEAINYSRAFTITGSSEQLTLIKQILKQENLDPKQNNPRTILSMISQAKNELQTPADFATAAKTLFEETVAKIYRRYQQALFENQSMDFDDLIMKTIELFEKNPLILANYQDKFHYIHVDEYQDTNDAQYRLVHLLADKYHNLCVVGDGDQSIYGWRGANMENIMNFEKDYPQAQTILLEQNYRSTKIILQAANEVISNNNYRKPKKLWTDNEQGEKITYYRADNEQSEAIYVIDQIKKRCQKEHLKYTDFAILYRTNAQSRILEDRLLKANIPYQIIGGHKFYDRKEIRDVLAYLQLIANPKDSLSFERIVNVPKRGIGATSLDKLREYALQKHLSLLEAARQASTAPLTSRVSHKFEQFAQMMDLLIRHRGGQTITELMTAVLEQSGYQSDLEKQNNLEAQTRLENIKELLTVTQQFDQEYEPVDEDADPLNDFLADLALVSSEDTSDTDSDQVTLMTLHAAKGLEFPVVFLVGMEEGIFPLARALSEPDELEEERRLAYVGITRAQTKLYLTNAYNRMLYGKTQSNQPSQFIQEIKPELLDLENSSEQPEDFNRPTTRYPFAETPAHKSQSAPTKPQVAGKTTAGSVDWQLGDQVEHKKWGLGTVVKVSGHGENAELDIAFNQEGIKRLLAEFAPIKKV, from the coding sequence ATGGCAGAAGTCGCAATTCTTAAGGGATTAAATGACCAGCAAAAAAAGGCCACAGTAGCTACGCAAGGACCTTTATTAATTTTGGCAGGAGCTGGTAGCGGCAAAACTCGAGTGTTAACTCATCGGATTGCTTATTTAATTAAAGAAAAACAAGTAATGCCCTGGCATATTTTGGCTATTACTTTTACCAATAAGGCTGCTCGTGAAATGCAAGAGCGAGTAACTAAATTATTAGGTGATCAAGCAGCCGGTGTATGGGTATCAACTTTTCATTCGATGTGTGCTCGGATATTGCGGCATGAAGCCGAAGCAATTAATTATAGTCGGGCCTTTACAATCACAGGTTCTTCAGAACAATTAACTTTAATCAAACAAATTTTAAAACAAGAAAACTTGGATCCTAAACAAAATAATCCTCGGACTATTTTGAGTATGATTAGCCAAGCCAAAAATGAATTGCAAACACCAGCCGATTTTGCCACGGCAGCTAAAACTCTGTTTGAAGAGACAGTGGCCAAGATATATCGGCGTTATCAACAAGCATTATTTGAGAATCAAAGTATGGATTTTGATGATTTAATTATGAAAACAATAGAATTATTTGAAAAAAATCCATTAATTTTGGCTAATTATCAAGATAAATTTCACTATATCCATGTTGATGAGTATCAAGATACTAATGATGCTCAGTATCGCTTAGTGCATCTATTGGCTGATAAATATCATAATTTATGCGTTGTGGGTGATGGTGACCAAAGCATTTACGGTTGGCGGGGTGCCAACATGGAAAATATTATGAATTTTGAAAAAGATTATCCACAGGCGCAGACCATTTTACTGGAACAAAATTACCGCTCTACGAAGATTATTTTACAAGCGGCTAATGAGGTGATAAGTAATAATAACTATCGGAAACCCAAAAAGTTATGGACCGATAATGAGCAAGGCGAAAAAATCACCTATTATCGCGCTGACAATGAACAAAGTGAAGCTATTTATGTCATTGATCAAATCAAAAAACGCTGTCAAAAGGAGCATTTAAAATATACCGATTTTGCGATTTTATATCGCACTAATGCCCAATCGCGAATTTTAGAAGATCGATTACTGAAAGCAAATATTCCTTACCAAATCATCGGAGGTCATAAGTTTTATGACCGCAAAGAAATTCGGGATGTTTTGGCTTATTTGCAGTTGATTGCTAATCCTAAAGATTCTTTAAGCTTTGAACGGATTGTCAATGTACCCAAACGCGGTATTGGTGCAACTTCATTAGATAAATTGCGCGAATATGCTTTGCAAAAGCATTTAAGTCTCTTAGAAGCCGCTCGCCAAGCTAGTACTGCTCCTTTAACAAGTCGTGTGAGTCATAAATTTGAGCAGTTTGCCCAAATGATGGATTTGTTGATCAGACATCGCGGTGGCCAAACCATTACGGAATTAATGACTGCCGTTTTGGAACAAAGCGGTTATCAAAGCGATTTAGAAAAGCAAAATAATTTAGAAGCTCAAACCCGCTTGGAAAACATCAAAGAATTATTAACTGTAACTCAACAATTTGATCAAGAATACGAACCAGTTGATGAAGATGCAGATCCCTTAAATGATTTTTTGGCGGACTTGGCGCTGGTTAGCAGTGAGGATACGAGCGATACTGATTCAGATCAAGTTACCTTGATGACCTTGCACGCAGCTAAGGGATTGGAATTTCCGGTTGTGTTTTTAGTCGGAATGGAAGAAGGAATTTTTCCTTTAGCACGTGCTTTAAGTGAACCTGATGAATTAGAAGAAGAGCGACGGCTGGCTTATGTGGGAATTACCAGAGCGCAAACTAAGCTTTATCTAACAAATGCCTATAATCGGATGCTTTATGGTAAAACTCAATCTAATCAACCTTCCCAATTTATCCAAGAAATCAAGCCAGAGTTATTGGACTTAGAAAACTCTTCAGAACAACCGGAAGACTTTAATCGGCCCACAACAAGGTATCCTTTTGCTGAAACACCAGCTCATAAATCCCAATCAGCGCCAACCAAACCGCAAGTAGCAGGTAAAACCACAGCTGGTTCCGTTGATTGGCAGTTGGGCGATCAAGTTGAACATAAGAAATGGGGTTTAGGTACAGTTGTGAAAGTTAGTGGTCACGGTGAAAATGCTGAACTGGATATTGCTTTCAACCAAGAAGGCATTAAGCGGCTATTAGCGGAGTTTGCACCGATTAAAAAAGTTTAA
- the purB gene encoding adenylosuccinate lyase, translating into MVIKRYQREQMAHIWSDQNKYQAWLDVEIAVDRAWNKLGVIPDQDLQNIVEHASFKVEDILAMEKVTKHDVVAFTRTISQSLGAEKKWVHFGVTSTDVVDTAYGYLLKQANDILRQDLQDLADVVAQKARQYKQTVMIGRTHGVHAEPTTFGLVLANWYSEIKRHQERFEHAAAGVEAGKISGAVGTFANISPQAEALVCQELGLRAQEISTQVLPRDLHAEYIMTLALIAAGIERFALEIRHLQRTEVREVEEFFASGQKGSSAMPHKRNPIGSENVTGLARVIKGHVFTALEDIELWHERDISHSSAERIILPDTTELLDYMLHRFTKIVQELTVFPEKMEADLQVTHGLIYSQRVMLKLIKTGLSREAAYDIVQPLTAQVWQKHLDFRQLLDNDAQVTERLSKQDLDDAFDYRWHLRHVDEIFQRVGLE; encoded by the coding sequence ATGGTCATTAAACGTTATCAAAGAGAGCAAATGGCGCACATTTGGAGTGATCAGAATAAATATCAAGCTTGGTTAGATGTAGAAATTGCAGTTGATCGCGCTTGGAATAAACTAGGTGTAATTCCTGATCAAGACTTACAAAATATTGTTGAACATGCTAGCTTCAAGGTTGAAGATATTTTAGCAATGGAAAAAGTGACTAAACATGATGTAGTAGCTTTTACCCGTACCATTTCTCAAAGTCTAGGTGCCGAAAAAAAATGGGTTCACTTTGGCGTGACTTCTACTGATGTTGTGGATACCGCTTATGGTTATTTGTTAAAACAAGCCAATGATATTTTACGTCAAGATTTACAAGACTTAGCTGATGTTGTGGCTCAAAAAGCGCGTCAATATAAACAGACAGTCATGATTGGCCGCACCCATGGAGTTCACGCAGAACCAACTACGTTTGGCTTGGTATTAGCTAATTGGTATTCTGAAATTAAGCGCCATCAAGAACGTTTTGAACATGCAGCAGCTGGTGTGGAAGCAGGCAAAATTAGTGGCGCTGTTGGTACCTTTGCCAATATTTCTCCGCAAGCAGAAGCGTTAGTGTGCCAAGAATTAGGTTTGCGTGCTCAAGAAATTTCAACACAAGTTTTACCACGGGATTTACATGCTGAATATATTATGACTTTAGCTTTGATTGCTGCTGGTATTGAGCGATTTGCATTAGAAATCCGCCATTTGCAACGTACCGAAGTGCGTGAAGTAGAAGAGTTTTTTGCTTCGGGACAAAAAGGCTCTTCAGCAATGCCGCATAAACGTAATCCAATTGGCTCGGAAAATGTTACCGGCTTGGCTCGAGTGATTAAGGGGCATGTGTTTACCGCCTTAGAAGATATTGAATTATGGCACGAACGTGATATTTCTCATAGTTCAGCAGAAAGAATTATTTTACCAGATACGACCGAATTATTAGATTATATGTTGCATCGTTTTACTAAGATTGTCCAAGAGTTAACTGTTTTTCCAGAAAAAATGGAAGCTGACTTACAAGTAACTCACGGGTTAATCTATTCACAAAGAGTCATGTTAAAGTTAATTAAAACTGGATTGAGTCGCGAAGCTGCTTATGATATTGTACAGCCATTAACCGCACAAGTTTGGCAGAAGCATCTTGATTTTCGGCAATTATTAGATAACGATGCTCAAGTAACTGAACGTTTATCCAAACAAGATTTAGATGATGCCTTTGATTATCGGTGGCATTTGCGGCATGTAGATGAAATTTTTCAGCGTGTGGGTTTAGAATAA
- a CDS encoding ATP-grasp domain-containing protein, whose translation MSFLGPASTIGIIGGGQSTFLLTQQALKMGFKVVILAKKAALANHENVQLIVGSHHQVADLQNLFSQSDLVIYDNEDLHLDLLDQIEGREKLVQGTQILDLVQDRYLEKSFLNNHNLNVVPFAAVVDDQDLQKTVQEIGFPCILKPIQKDVSAIDGKVFYNQDEIDAYHILQGSFILESLLDIQQEFVVLASKDEHGQIATYPVVQLTSQNRWAHTALINPQFNSILQGEIKEIAQTIAKNVNFRGLIAIKLCTTKAQALYVERIYLGTVFAANIYQAVTAYSQEELFLRSVCSWPVPNLQPLIAGCNLVVTKDNLDLAITELQNHPQWQLNLIPEKLQHDCLNPYLGVVTVLGNDYQKLQHYVNVTKFWKV comes from the coding sequence ATGAGCTTTTTAGGTCCAGCAAGTACGATTGGAATTATTGGCGGTGGTCAGTCCACCTTTTTATTAACACAACAAGCCCTAAAAATGGGCTTTAAAGTCGTTATTTTGGCAAAAAAAGCGGCCTTAGCTAATCATGAAAACGTGCAGTTAATTGTTGGTTCTCATCATCAAGTGGCAGATTTGCAAAATTTATTTTCGCAATCAGACTTGGTAATTTATGATAATGAGGATTTACACTTAGATTTGCTGGATCAAATTGAGGGACGAGAAAAGTTAGTCCAAGGCACACAAATTTTGGATTTGGTTCAAGATCGTTACTTAGAAAAAAGTTTTTTGAATAATCATAATCTAAATGTAGTACCCTTTGCTGCAGTGGTTGATGATCAAGATTTACAAAAAACTGTTCAAGAAATTGGTTTTCCCTGTATTTTGAAACCCATTCAAAAAGATGTTAGTGCGATTGATGGGAAAGTTTTTTATAATCAAGATGAAATAGATGCATATCATATTTTACAAGGATCGTTTATTTTAGAATCACTACTAGATATCCAACAAGAATTTGTAGTTTTAGCCAGCAAAGATGAGCATGGGCAAATTGCAACTTATCCAGTTGTGCAACTAACATCACAAAATCGGTGGGCACACACGGCGTTGATTAATCCACAATTCAATTCCATTTTACAAGGTGAAATCAAGGAAATCGCCCAGACAATTGCTAAAAATGTCAATTTTCGGGGATTAATTGCGATAAAGTTATGCACAACCAAGGCCCAAGCACTTTATGTGGAGAGAATTTATTTGGGAACGGTGTTTGCGGCTAATATTTATCAAGCAGTGACTGCTTATTCTCAAGAAGAACTATTTTTACGGAGTGTGTGCAGCTGGCCAGTACCTAATCTGCAGCCTTTAATTGCTGGTTGCAACTTAGTAGTAACTAAAGATAACTTAGATCTAGCAATTACAGAATTACAGAATCATCCACAATGGCAATTGAATTTAATTCCAGAAAAACTGCAACATGATTGTTTGAATCCTTATTTGGGAGTAGTAACTGTTTTGGGGAATGATTATCAAAAATTACAGCACTATGTAAATGTAACAAAATTTTGGAAGGTGTAA
- a CDS encoding xanthine phosphoribosyltransferase, which produces MKELEARIKRDGRVLGEDVLKVDSFLNHQVDPVLMHKMGQEFYEYFQDKPITKVLTVESSGIAPAVMTGLAFEVPVVFARKHKSITMNNDMYVADVYSFTKKTTNKISISKNFLSKEDHVLIIDDFLANGQAVSGLTNIIQQADATLEGIGIVIEKTFQKGRQLIDHQNIPILSLARIKAFKNGQVVFEEE; this is translated from the coding sequence GTGAAAGAATTAGAAGCGCGAATTAAACGTGATGGACGTGTATTGGGAGAAGATGTTTTAAAAGTTGATAGCTTTTTAAATCATCAAGTAGATCCAGTTTTAATGCACAAAATGGGGCAAGAGTTTTATGAATATTTTCAAGATAAACCGATTACTAAAGTTTTAACTGTCGAATCATCAGGCATTGCCCCTGCAGTGATGACAGGCCTAGCGTTTGAAGTGCCTGTGGTTTTTGCGCGTAAACATAAATCGATTACTATGAATAATGATATGTACGTTGCTGATGTGTATTCATTTACAAAAAAGACCACTAATAAAATTAGTATTTCAAAAAACTTTTTGAGTAAAGAAGATCATGTTTTAATCATTGATGATTTTTTGGCTAATGGTCAAGCGGTGTCTGGTTTAACCAATATTATTCAACAAGCAGATGCAACGTTAGAGGGTATTGGAATTGTCATTGAAAAGACCTTCCAAAAAGGACGACAATTAATCGATCATCAAAATATACCAATTTTATCACTTGCCCGAATTAAGGCTTTTAAAAACGGACAGGTTGTGTTTGAAGAAGAATAG
- a CDS encoding glycoside hydrolase family 73 protein translates to MTKRKRITKRQRQTFLTFCASSIALLIILSAIILARNFVRQNRMVAQEPIQVKTIQQQHEEFIQTLTPAAIKYGRMYNILPSITIAQAILESDWGQSQLASKYHNLFGIKSDDPNNSQMLKTQEYQNGQWVTIAASFKVYPSFDASIADHAVLLAKGTTWNKQQYQHVLASKNYLEAANSLQIDGYATDPDYTQKIIRIIEKYHLNRYDN, encoded by the coding sequence TTGACGAAAAGAAAAAGAATTACTAAACGGCAACGACAGACGTTTTTGACATTTTGTGCCAGTTCAATTGCGTTGTTGATTATTTTGTCAGCAATTATTTTAGCAAGAAATTTTGTGCGGCAAAATAGGATGGTTGCTCAAGAACCAATTCAAGTCAAAACAATTCAGCAGCAACACGAAGAGTTTATTCAAACACTAACACCAGCTGCGATTAAGTATGGCCGAATGTATAATATTTTACCTAGTATTACAATTGCGCAGGCCATTTTAGAAAGTGACTGGGGCCAAAGCCAATTAGCCAGCAAATATCATAATTTATTTGGAATTAAAAGTGATGATCCCAATAATTCTCAAATGTTAAAAACGCAGGAATATCAAAATGGGCAGTGGGTTACAATTGCAGCCAGTTTTAAAGTTTATCCCAGTTTTGATGCTTCTATAGCAGATCATGCGGTGTTGTTAGCCAAGGGTACTACTTGGAATAAGCAACAATATCAACATGTGCTCGCATCCAAGAATTATTTAGAAGCAGCTAATAGCTTGCAAATAGATGGTTATGCCACAGATCCCGATTATACTCAAAAAATAATTAGAATTATTGAAAAATATCATCTCAATCGTTATGACAATTAA